From Anolis carolinensis isolate JA03-04 unplaced genomic scaffold, rAnoCar3.1.pri scaffold_8, whole genome shotgun sequence, a single genomic window includes:
- the tcim gene encoding transcriptional and immune response regulator translates to MSTSLRVSPSVHGYRFDTALRKKAVANIFENLDQESLEKLFKHSGDRKAEERAKIILAPDQELEEKARSLMALKQRTREKLFQFLKFGKHSIKVH, encoded by the coding sequence ATGTCGACCTCCTTGCGGGTGAGCCCTTCGGTCCACGGCTATCGCTTCGACACTGCTTTGCGCAAGAAAGCCGTGGCCAACATCTTCGAGAACTTGGACCAAGAGTCCTTGGAGAAGCTCTTCAAACACTCCGGGGACCGGAAGGCTGAGGAGCGGGCCAAAATCATCCTGGCTCCAGACCAAGAACTGGAGGAGAAAGCCCGGTCACTCatggctttgaagcagaggaccAGAGAGAAACTTTTCCAGTTCCTCAAGTTTGGGAAGCACTCCATCAAAGTCCACTGA